The Rhododendron vialii isolate Sample 1 chromosome 6a, ASM3025357v1 genome includes a window with the following:
- the LOC131328534 gene encoding uncharacterized protein LOC131328534 encodes MAPPKKKTKGNVAAVDCRNEELKEMDEKCHNEVPKHPRNAWIFFYQEQCKLKDNDPLKPMSMEEIFEKWKALGDHAKRKYKKKSIRSTEKYKEHKIKLDLPKGPKNTFISRTQLKAAYDRMQELDPHHRYVHHHHHIHHHRYVRHHH; translated from the exons ATGGCtccaccaaaaaagaaaactaaggGGAATGTGGCAGCTGTAGATTGCCGTAATGAAGAGTTGAAAGAAATGGATGAAAAATGCCATAATGAAGTTCCGAAGCACCCTCGTAATgcatggatatttttcta CCAAGAACAATGCAAGTTGAAGGATAATGATCCATTAAAGCCAATg TCAATGgaggaaatttttgaaaagtggAAAGCTTTAGGAGACCATGCTAAGCGAAAGTACAAGAAAAAATCTATCAGGAGTACCGAGAAATACAAAGAGCACAAAATTAAGCTTGATCTTCCGAAGGGTCCGAAG AACACCTTTATATCAAGGACTCAACTTAAGGCGGCTTATGATAGGATGCAAGAACTTGATCCGCATCATCGCTATGTCCATCATCATCACCATATCCATCATCATCGCTATGTCCGTCATCATCACTAG